The Cottoperca gobio chromosome 6, fCotGob3.1, whole genome shotgun sequence genome has a segment encoding these proteins:
- the LOC115009439 gene encoding uncharacterized protein LOC115009439: MEKKRKNSLVLNSYSRATNIVSEQVSQSLRHRCEDFTGSPTRRGSGLGGGYRKHIKRDGRTDQAPRRVRVLDDDGNNVTPLPLYHAETGDTKSKPGSFFLDEIFSSSGSDNLKSTSSFNVLASSSFMGSSRLSSLCTTSSLTKLTEENLSKVDIPINPPATSGSPLSLQITTPSANIRVHGDSCLISSVDPSHRRCEQERAQSRSLMYSTPQT; the protein is encoded by the exons atggaaaaaaagaggaaaaatagtTTGGTGCTCAACTC ATATTCTCGAGCAACGAATATAGTCTCAGAACAAGTCAGCCAAAGTTTAAGACACCGGTGTGAAGACTTCACAGGTTCACCAACCCGTAGAGGTTCCGGCTTGGGCGGTGGCTACAGGAAACATATCAAACGGGATGGAAGAACCGACCAGGCTCCCAGACGAGTTCGG GTGTTGGACGATGATGGCAACAATGTCACTCCTCTGCCCCTGTATCATGCAGAGACAGGAGACACGAAGTCCAAACCAGGAAGTTTCTTTTTGGATGAAATCTTTTCCAGCTCAGGATCAGACAACTTGAAATCCACCTCAAGCTTCAATGTGCTCGCTTCCAG CTCATTTATGGGTAGCAGCCGACTATCTAGCCTGTGCACCACATCGTCACTGACTAAGCTGACTGAGGAAAATCTTTCTAAAGTGGACATACCAATAAACCCCCCAGCTACAAGTG GCTCCCCACTCTCACTACAGATCACAACGCCATCCGCCAACATCAGAGTCCACGGAGACTCCTGCCTGATCTCGTCTGTCGACCCATCCCATCGCCGTTGCGAACAAGAAAGGGCTCAGAGCCGATCCTTGATGTATTCCACACCTCAAACTTAA
- the LOC115009501 gene encoding LOW QUALITY PROTEIN: WD repeat-containing protein 78-like (The sequence of the model RefSeq protein was modified relative to this genomic sequence to represent the inferred CDS: deleted 2 bases in 2 codons) has product MGNDKYVVRPMQTFSGAPKNKQIQTDNIGVVEEGTTATIWDIFDSFCVQNETPESEKADYLETTVNTSKGQEKIGEKSSSSSTTVSTGCTISSMSEMEMSGNSLNVESDSQLIMSSESFQHSLLVMERSIVANTFQPKLAAYRQLPIPEDPDSTVKPGIKVQSEEGEESSLSPTLERLWAFTCELSRGRNITSMAWNKENLDLLAVGYGDWDSRTEKPSLICCWSLKNPMWPERVFYCQSCVTSLDFSSNNPNQLGVGMYDGTVAIYNVQSRNNVTCIANSRECSNKHLHPVWQVNWTKKETTLSGMDRGEALVAVAADGRITKWLFSGNSLDCIDLMKLKKSQHFKKNTVETDVIISPMTPGLCVDFHPTDSSIYLTGTCEGLIQKCSIFNSQNFLDTYKKHFCPVNHVEWSPFSSDVFLSCSSDWTIQLWKQDLFTPVLSVTSSQRAVLAVRWSPNSSTVFAAINGRQVEIWDLTLSIRHPTIVHHAAAGVRLTSLLFVKGNDCVLVGDSEGQVTVYQLKNLSVGEGKQVDRLNDIIHSAVSW; this is encoded by the exons ATGGGCAACGATAAGTATGTGGTACGACCAATGCAGACATTCAGTGGAGCACCTAAAAACAAGCAGATCCAGACGGACAATATTGGCGTGGTGGAAGAAG GCACGACGGCTACTATCTGGGACATCTTTGACTCTTTCTGTGTCCAAAATGAAACCCCTGAAAGTGAGAAGGCCGACTATCTAGAGACAACTGTGAACACCAGCAAAGGTCAAGAGAAGATaggagagaagagcagcagcagcagcaccacagtCAGCACAG GCTGCACCATTAGCTCAATGTCGGAAATGGAAATGAGTGGGAACAGTTTAAATGTTGAGTCCGACTCACAGCTGATCATGTCATCGGAGTCATTCCAACACAGCTTGTTAGTGATGGAGAGGAGCATCGTAGCAAACACCTTTCAACCCAAGCTGGCCGCTTATAGACAGCTGCCAATACCAGAAG ACCCTGACAGCACAGTGAAGCCTGGGATCAAGGTACAGAGCGAGGAGGGTGAGGAGAGCTCTTTATCTCCAACTCTGGAGCGTCTCTGGGCTTTCACCTGTGAGCTC TCCAGAGGACGCAACATCACCAGCATGGCCTGGAACAAGGAGAACCTG GATCTCCTGGCGGTGGGCTACGGTGACTGGGACTCCAGGACCGAGAAGCCAAGTTTGATCTGCTGTTGGTCCCTCAAAAACCCTATG TGGCCAGAGCGAGTCTTC TACTGTCAGAGTTGCGTGACATCCCTGGACTTCTCATCCAACAACCCCAACCAGCTGGGTGTGGGGATGTACGATGGCACTGTAGCCATCTACAATGTCCAGAGTCGGAACAACGTCACATGTATCGCCAACAGCAG AGAGTGTTCCAACAAGCATCTGCATCCAGTGTGGCAGGTCAACTGGACCAAAAAAGAGACGACATTATCGGGGATGGACAGGGGAGAAGCTCTCGTCGCTGTGGCGGCAGATGGCAGGATTACCAAGTGGCTCTTCTCCGGCAATAGTCTTGACTGCATAG ACCTGATGAAGCTAAAGAAGAGTCAACACTTTAAGAAGAACACAGTAGAGACAGACGTTATTATTTCACCAATGACTCCCGGTCTTTGTGTGGACTTCCATCCAACA GATTCCAGTATTTATCTGACTGGCACATGTGAGGGCCTCATCCAGAAGTGCTCCATCTTCAACAGTCAGAATTTCCTGGACACttacaaaaaacacttt TGCCCTGTGAACCACGTTGAATGGTCTCCATTTAGTTCTGATGTGTTCCTGAGCTGCTCCTCGGACTGGACCATCCAGCTGTGGAAGCAGGACCTCTTCACCCCCGTGTTGAGCGTCACATCCTCCCAGAGGGCCGTGTTAGCCGTCAGGTGGTCCCCAAATTCGTCCACAGTATTTGCAGCCATTAATGGACGACAGGTGGAGATCTGGGACTTGACTTTAAGCAT CCGGCACCCGACCATAGTGCACCATGCTGCAGCTGGTGTGAGGCTGACGTCCCTGCTGTTCGTCAAGGGGAATGACTGTGTCTTAGTCGGGGACAGTGAAGGGCAAGTGACTGTCTACCAGCTCAAGAACCTCAGTGTGGGAGAAGGCAAGCAG GTGGATCGTTTGAATGACATCATTCACTCTGCAGTGTCCTGGTAG
- the snx22 gene encoding sorting nexin-22 encodes MVWEEDFPMIEVSIPSMEREVDESGKSRKLFRVEVFFHGRKHYVLRRNSEFQTLHRKLRKIIQTPDFPSKRNPHLRTKPLEQRRQELEDYVQDIIYQDDDVPQVLLDFLHVKHFHTGMKISSMESLDDLDSQDYSYPLPNQRVLGFFLDPYLSECTSDLPDVVVDGVLQGFYPRDVRVSFTAPLLTDPDPTTSIDA; translated from the exons ATGGTGTGGGAGGAAGACTTCCCGATGATTGAAGTATCGATACCATCGATGGAGAGGGAAGTGGATGAGTCGGGGAAGTCCAGAAAG CTTTTCAGAGTTGAAGTGTTTTTCCACGGGAGGAAACATTATGTGCTCCGAAGAAACAGCGAATTCCAGACTCTCCACAGAAAA CTCAGGAAGATCATCCAGACTCCTGATTTCCCGAGCAAAAGGAATCCCCATCTGAGGACCAAACCTCTGGAGCAGAGGAGGCAGGAGCTGGAAGACTACGTCCAG GACATCATCTATCAGGACGACGACGTGCCGCAGGTGTTGCTGGACTTCCTCCATGTGAAACACTTCCATACGGGGATGAAGATCAGCAGCATGGA ATCTCTTGATGACTTGGACAGTCAGGATTACAG TTATCCTTTACCAAATCAGCGCGTGTTGGGATTTTTCCTGGATCCCTATCTCTCTGAATGCACATCAG ATCTCCCAGATGTTGTTGTGGACGGAGTTCTGCAGGGTTTCTATCCCCGGGATGTTCGAGTCAGCTTCACCGCCCCCCTCCTCACCGACCCCGACCCCACCACTTCTATAGACGCCTGA